A single Drosophila miranda strain MSH22 chromosome XR, D.miranda_PacBio2.1, whole genome shotgun sequence DNA region contains:
- the LOC108151138 gene encoding thioredoxin-2, with amino-acid sequence MANANKKVIVVESKTNFENIIGEAGNKHVLVEFFATWCGPCALIGPRLEQMANEYAGRMIILKIDVDDHEELAVQYEITSMPTFLIIKNKVTLTQFVGSNAEKVESNVVKFVGKPEGVKTATPEAAGTSRAVTETTKMDKN; translated from the coding sequence ATGGCTAACGCTAACAAGAAGGTAATCGTGGTGGAGTCGAAGACCAATTTCGAAAACATTATCGGCGAGGCGGGCAACAAGCACGTCCTGGTGGAGTTCTTTGCCACCTGGTGCGGTCCCTGTGCCCTGATCGGGCCCCGGCTCGAGCAGATGGCCAACGAGTATGCTGGCCGCATGATCATCCTCAAGATCGACGTAGACGACCACGAGGAGCTGGCCGTCCAGTACGAGATCACCAGCATGCCCACCTTCCTGATCATCAAAAACAAGGTGACCCTAACCCAGTTTGTGGGCAGCAACGCGGAGAAGGTCGAGAGCAACGTCGTGAAGTTTGTCGGCAAGCCGGAAGGCGTTAAGACGGCCACACCCGAGGCTGCTGGGACCTCGCGTGCCGTGACCGAGACAACCAAGATGGATAAGAACTGA